The following proteins come from a genomic window of Pyxidicoccus sp. MSG2:
- a CDS encoding serine hydrolase domain-containing protein yields MKTNARRMALASGLTLILTAAGCAGEYADNNVEGTSNESAEALITRGDLNETADGVAGVVPLSPFVAQMLTTPPPSSDDDTLSPRGAAARHGTHESKTFEQLVQRWRQHHAAGMRMIDLDVYEDTDGTVRYYGTWAPGTGSSALYRYTSKAAFLQRVETQRLQNSQLVELEIVTIGGTTWYYGVWVGTGNNAPVTESTSWAAFQSLHAQRTAQGQRLVDLEMALENDQPRYWGVWEMGTTPTQHLLRGTSLTAFGDAYTVARGQGQRLRHLSGVTRADQSQEYVGVTDEASDSWAYYVYTSWDVFKRQWADQAEAGRSLRDVEVIARPAGGRYYIGTWGNAPADPVSRTDTALMATQIQNALSGNVAGFSYAVADQSQLAIAGAGGFAQRAPNPTHVMTSRTPSTLASVTKHLTGVATLALLERNAIAPDAEVLAHLPSAWSPDSTFDGLTFEHLLTHTSGFNQLLTTTSVQGAGNDWDGLQVMVEQVGATPGASRQYKNANFALQRVLIPALRRELEGASIPVVTETNSRELYLQALDSIAFERLGIEDISCEPAAGQIEALSYNTADATLGGRSWATTSSGCGGHAGLQMNAQQLAEFLTGVRYSDHILSGSSKAYMDANRAGWSSSTAVDGGMAYSHGGDYFATSGRETHTCVMRLPNGIDASLIINSDTSTSPCSVLVTAYNAATP; encoded by the coding sequence ATGAAAACGAACGCAAGAAGAATGGCTTTGGCCAGCGGTCTGACTTTGATTCTCACGGCCGCGGGTTGCGCCGGCGAGTACGCCGACAACAACGTGGAAGGCACGTCGAACGAGAGTGCCGAAGCACTCATCACGCGCGGCGATTTGAACGAAACGGCAGACGGCGTCGCAGGTGTCGTGCCCCTGTCGCCCTTTGTTGCGCAGATGCTCACGACCCCGCCGCCGAGCAGCGATGACGACACGCTGAGCCCGCGAGGCGCGGCCGCGCGGCACGGCACGCACGAATCGAAGACGTTCGAGCAGCTCGTGCAGCGCTGGCGCCAACACCATGCGGCCGGCATGCGGATGATCGATCTCGACGTCTACGAGGATACGGACGGAACGGTGCGGTACTACGGGACGTGGGCGCCCGGCACCGGTAGCTCCGCCCTGTACCGTTACACGAGCAAGGCGGCGTTCCTGCAACGCGTGGAGACGCAGCGCCTGCAGAACAGCCAGCTCGTCGAGCTGGAGATCGTCACCATCGGCGGGACGACGTGGTACTACGGCGTCTGGGTTGGCACGGGGAACAACGCCCCTGTCACCGAGAGCACGTCGTGGGCGGCCTTCCAGAGCCTGCACGCGCAGCGCACGGCGCAAGGGCAGCGTCTGGTCGACCTCGAGATGGCGCTCGAGAACGACCAGCCGAGGTACTGGGGCGTGTGGGAAATGGGTACGACGCCCACGCAGCACCTCTTGCGCGGCACCTCGCTCACGGCCTTCGGCGACGCGTATACGGTGGCGCGCGGGCAGGGGCAACGCCTGCGGCACCTGAGCGGCGTGACCCGGGCCGACCAGAGCCAGGAATACGTCGGCGTCACGGACGAAGCCTCGGACAGCTGGGCCTACTACGTCTACACGAGCTGGGATGTCTTCAAGCGCCAATGGGCAGACCAGGCGGAGGCCGGCCGGTCCCTGCGCGACGTGGAGGTGATAGCTCGCCCCGCCGGTGGCCGTTATTACATTGGCACGTGGGGGAACGCGCCCGCTGACCCCGTGAGCCGCACCGACACCGCGCTGATGGCGACGCAAATCCAGAATGCATTGTCCGGGAACGTCGCGGGATTCTCGTACGCGGTCGCCGACCAATCGCAGCTCGCCATCGCAGGGGCAGGCGGCTTCGCGCAGCGCGCGCCGAACCCGACGCACGTGATGACGTCGCGCACGCCCTCGACGCTCGCCAGCGTGACGAAGCATCTCACGGGGGTGGCGACGCTCGCCCTGCTCGAGCGGAATGCCATCGCGCCAGATGCCGAGGTCCTCGCGCACCTGCCGAGCGCGTGGTCGCCCGATTCGACGTTCGACGGCCTGACCTTCGAGCACCTCCTGACGCATACCTCGGGGTTCAACCAGCTCCTGACGACGACGAGCGTGCAGGGCGCTGGCAACGACTGGGACGGCCTGCAAGTCATGGTGGAGCAGGTGGGCGCGACGCCGGGCGCGAGCCGCCAGTACAAGAATGCAAACTTCGCCTTGCAGCGGGTCCTCATTCCCGCCCTGCGGAGAGAGCTGGAAGGCGCGTCGATTCCGGTCGTCACGGAGACGAACTCGCGCGAGCTGTACCTGCAAGCACTCGACTCGATTGCCTTCGAGCGTCTCGGAATCGAGGACATCTCGTGCGAGCCGGCCGCCGGGCAGATCGAGGCCCTCTCGTACAACACCGCCGATGCCACCCTCGGCGGGAGGTCCTGGGCCACGACGAGCAGTGGCTGCGGCGGCCACGCCGGGCTGCAGATGAACGCGCAGCAGCTCGCGGAGTTCCTCACGGGCGTGCGCTACAGCGACCACATCCTGTCCGGGTCGAGCAAGGCGTACATGGACGCGAACCGGGCTGGTTGGAGTTCGTCGACGGCGGTCGACGGTGGCATGGCCTATTCGCACGGTGGCGACTATTTCGCGACGTCTGGGCGTGAAACGCACACGTGCGTGATGCGCCTGCCGAACGGAATCGACGCTTCGCTCATCATCAACTCGGACACGTCGACGAGCCCGTGCAGCGTGCTGGTCACGGCCTACAACGCCGCGACGCCGTGA
- a CDS encoding Ig-like domain-containing protein, which produces MTQLTLRALPRALLASLVLLLAGCDEEAFTLLYTDPYDGDTGVSRMRQIAFVFNQEVDFPPSQPPEVSISPEMEFDVFPTSAPLEDFDIKRVVVVIPLALLAPDTEYTVTVRARSVDGESLSEPARVRFVTGREPNSAE; this is translated from the coding sequence ATGACGCAATTGACCCTCCGCGCCTTGCCCCGCGCGCTGTTGGCCTCACTGGTGTTGCTGCTCGCGGGCTGTGACGAGGAAGCCTTCACGCTCCTGTACACCGACCCCTACGACGGCGATACCGGCGTGTCGCGCATGCGCCAGATCGCGTTCGTCTTCAATCAGGAGGTGGACTTTCCTCCTTCCCAGCCCCCCGAGGTCTCCATCAGCCCGGAGATGGAGTTCGACGTCTTCCCGACGTCGGCCCCGCTGGAAGATTTCGACATCAAGCGCGTCGTGGTCGTGATTCCGCTCGCGTTGCTGGCGCCGGACACCGAGTACACCGTGACAGTGCGGGCCCGGAGTGTGGATGGCGAGTCACTGTCCGAGCCCGCGCGAGTGCGCTTCGTCACCGGCCGCGAGCCGAACTCCGCCGAGTAG
- a CDS encoding alkaline phosphatase D family protein has product MKKSSVPGALLGVLVAIGLVVPTVAQAFAAPLVRVPFVGRAWQTGVGIWAGTSATFGDSTSETLTLRVREFTACDTCWLTSVQMTSTGTGSGFRSWLGEVGGLKPGTRYIYGIYASGQTGEVGGLNFRTEPAGPSRFKVAVASCMNGENAPSQPSWNIIEEQLNTGEPNFQVLLGDNMYTTQNPPTKDHYWFKYFQQRNVPEFANAFRAFPTVAIWDDHDYGPNDEDGTFAQKDIARSAYLDLYPHHPLAGDGIYHTFAWGGDSTGAGGGVEFFMMDDRWGRDCPRSMPAGYAAKMYGATQFNWLKTSLQASKATFKVIANGSTLSSSCWGTQKQALYDFITDNKIGGVLFITGDIHRSLVSSRTPAGGYPLYELTSSGIGSPSTPAEWSFGLMEFDTTLADPTVTLKVVQNPEKRSSIMGAGVTVSTTVLKRSQLQN; this is encoded by the coding sequence ATGAAAAAGAGTTCCGTGCCCGGCGCGCTGCTGGGAGTGTTGGTGGCCATTGGCCTCGTGGTTCCCACTGTCGCGCAGGCCTTCGCCGCGCCCCTGGTGCGCGTCCCCTTCGTGGGCCGTGCCTGGCAGACCGGCGTCGGCATCTGGGCAGGCACCTCGGCGACCTTCGGGGACTCCACCAGTGAGACGCTGACCCTGCGCGTGCGCGAGTTCACCGCCTGCGACACGTGCTGGCTCACCTCGGTGCAGATGACGTCGACGGGAACCGGTAGCGGCTTCCGCTCCTGGCTTGGCGAGGTCGGCGGGCTGAAGCCCGGCACCCGGTACATCTATGGCATCTACGCCTCGGGCCAGACGGGCGAGGTCGGGGGCTTGAACTTCAGGACCGAGCCTGCTGGGCCGTCGCGCTTCAAGGTCGCCGTCGCGTCCTGCATGAACGGCGAGAACGCGCCGAGCCAGCCGTCGTGGAACATCATCGAGGAGCAGCTCAACACAGGTGAGCCCAACTTCCAGGTGCTCCTGGGAGACAACATGTACACGACGCAGAACCCGCCCACGAAGGACCACTACTGGTTCAAGTACTTCCAGCAGCGCAACGTGCCGGAGTTCGCGAACGCCTTCCGCGCCTTCCCGACGGTCGCCATCTGGGATGACCATGACTACGGTCCGAACGACGAGGATGGCACCTTCGCCCAGAAGGACATCGCCCGCTCTGCGTACCTGGACTTGTATCCCCACCACCCGCTCGCCGGAGACGGCATCTACCACACGTTCGCCTGGGGCGGAGACTCGACCGGGGCCGGCGGCGGCGTGGAGTTCTTCATGATGGATGACCGCTGGGGCCGCGACTGCCCCCGGTCCATGCCCGCGGGGTACGCGGCGAAGATGTACGGCGCGACGCAGTTCAACTGGCTGAAGACCTCGCTGCAGGCCTCCAAGGCGACCTTCAAGGTGATTGCGAATGGCTCCACCCTGAGCAGCAGCTGCTGGGGAACCCAGAAGCAGGCGCTCTACGACTTCATCACCGACAACAAGATTGGAGGCGTGCTCTTCATCACGGGTGACATCCACCGGAGTCTGGTCAGCTCTCGGACCCCCGCGGGGGGCTATCCGCTGTATGAGCTGACCTCTTCCGGAATTGGTTCGCCCAGCACGCCCGCCGAGTGGAGCTTCGGCCTCATGGAGTTCGACACGACGCTGGCGGACCCCACCGTCACGCTCAAGGTCGTCCAGAACCCCGAGAAGCGCTCGAGCATCATGGGAGCTGGAGTCACCGTCTCCACGACGGTGTTGAAGCGCTCGCAGCTGCAGAACTGA
- a CDS encoding DUF4136 domain-containing protein: protein MPTRRLVPLLALVFTACAGIDVSTQYDGNAMKAASGYRTYAWLPPAKNAGEGAADTGVEKSVDAYLASRGYHRVEAGATPDLLIRWDSSINFQGALMPGLDPNPPRTPYQDPYQNPYPSMQPKPIKQEFSKGVLDLDIMDARAQKLVWRGTAQGELSPGASNQEIQEWLGKAVPKLLAEFPPETPKH, encoded by the coding sequence ATGCCGACCCGACGCCTTGTCCCGCTCCTGGCCCTCGTCTTCACCGCCTGCGCGGGCATCGACGTAAGCACCCAGTACGACGGTAACGCCATGAAGGCCGCGAGCGGCTACCGCACCTATGCCTGGCTGCCCCCTGCGAAGAACGCGGGTGAGGGCGCCGCGGACACGGGCGTCGAGAAGTCGGTGGACGCCTATCTCGCGTCTCGCGGCTACCATCGCGTGGAGGCGGGCGCGACGCCGGACCTCCTCATCCGGTGGGACAGCTCCATCAATTTCCAGGGCGCCCTCATGCCGGGGCTGGACCCGAACCCTCCGAGGACGCCCTACCAGGACCCGTACCAGAACCCCTACCCGAGCATGCAGCCCAAGCCCATCAAGCAGGAGTTCTCCAAGGGCGTGCTCGACCTCGACATCATGGATGCCCGCGCGCAGAAGCTCGTGTGGCGGGGCACGGCCCAGGGGGAGCTGTCGCCCGGGGCCAGCAACCAGGAGATACAGGAGTGGCTGGGCAAGGCCGTCCCCAAGCTCCTCGCGGAGTTCCCCCCCGAGACTCCGAAGCACTGA
- a CDS encoding amidase family protein — protein sequence MGFRRWLRFPPPPHPEGARTIAASTRHPDEVTTAQNIAGCPAMSVPLCFPEGGVPIGMHFAAARGEEAMLLGLAYQIEEARPWKDRWAPYSIPALR from the coding sequence GTGGGCTTCCGGCGGTGGCTTCGATTTCCGCCGCCTCCACATCCAGAAGGAGCGCGGACGATTGCCGCTTCGACGCGCCACCCGGATGAGGTGACAACCGCCCAGAACATCGCGGGCTGCCCGGCCATGTCCGTGCCGCTGTGCTTCCCGGAGGGCGGGGTTCCCATCGGCATGCACTTCGCCGCGGCACGGGGCGAGGAGGCGATGCTGCTGGGGCTCGCGTACCAGATCGAGGAGGCGCGCCCGTGGAAGGACCGGTGGGCGCCGTACTCGATTCCGGCGCTCCGATGA